One window of the Benincasa hispida cultivar B227 chromosome 3, ASM972705v1, whole genome shotgun sequence genome contains the following:
- the LOC120073122 gene encoding beta-catenin-like protein 1, protein MFEWSILSSNPHHQLLSGFNRRRNRNTGRILLSYVSLMEIAGDRNNISHPKRKRDEVATNGTDNIDLALLEAVEKSQKAVEILDLRTVKRLSLAFERRLRDNTEARLKYPDQPERFADSEVELHEEIQKLKVLAAGPELYPDIVKLGVISSVVDLLSHSNTDIAIDAVQLIQDLTDEDVLEDNDEPARVLVDALIENNVLDLLVQNLHRLSETDPDEMAAVYNTLATIENLIEVKPLVAELVCERTKLLKWLLGKIKVRDFDSNKQYASEILAILLQNSTVNQRRLGQMNGVDVVLQAVAMYKSKDPKSPDEAEMVENLFDSLCCLLMPLENKERFVKAEGVELMIIIMKQKKSAYGSAIRALDFAMTNYPPACERFVDVLGLKTAFAAFMGKIPLNKKNKKERYQEELEERIVSLIASLFGGILRGTRKERLLSKFVENECEKIDRLMELYLRYSDRVKVEMERLNQIELDDLEMDEEEKYNRKLESGLYTLQLIAVILGHLWCSEHSQMRARIELLLKQQKLTRQDVKSILQEYHDNIGDLDGPEEKERTQGKIQKFISAL, encoded by the exons atgtttGAGTGGAGCATTTTAAGTTCTAACCCTCACCATCAATTATTGTCTGGTTTCAACCGGAGGCGAAACCGTAACACCGGCCGCATTCTTCTCTCTTATGTGAGTTTGATGGAAATCGCCGGCGACCGGAACAACATTTCTCATCCAAAGCGGAAGCGCGACGAGGTAGCAACCAATGGAACTGACAATATCGACTTGGCTCTCCTCGAAGCCGTCGAGAAGTCCCAGAAGGCAGTCGAAATATTGGACCTTCGAACGGTGAAGAGGCTCTCTCTCGCCTTCGAACGCCGTCTCAGAGACAACACCGAAGCTCGCCTCAAGTATCCCGACCAGCCCGAGCGCTTTGCCGATTCTGAAGTCGAGCTCCACGAAGAGATTCAGAAGCTCAAAGTACTCGCCGCCGGTCCCGAGCTTTACCCTGACATCGTCAAGCTTGGTGTTATTTCGTCTGTTGTTGACCTCCTTTCGCATAGTAATACTGATATTGCCATTGACGCGGTCCAATTGATCCAGGATTTGACTGACGAGGATGTTCTTGAGGACAATGATGAACCTGCTCGCGTATTGGTCGATGCGCTGATTGAGAACAATGTTCTTGATCTACTGGTGCAGAACTTGCATCGATTGTCGGAGACGGACCCGGATGAGATGGCTGCCGTTTACAATACCCTAGCTACTATTGAGAATTTGATTGAAGTGAAACCGTTAGTTGCCGAGTTGGTCTGTGAACGCACAAAGCTACTGAAGTGGTTACTGGGGAAGATTAAAGTGAGGGATTTTGATAGCAATAAGCAGTATGCTTCGGAGATACTGGCGATACTTTTGCAGAATAGTACGGTGAATCAGCGGAGGCTTGGACAGATGAATGGGGTTGATGTTGTTCTGCAAGCGGTTGCTATGTACAAGTCCAAGGACCCCAAGAGCCCTGATGAGGCTGAGATGGTGGAGAATTTGTTTGATTCTTTGTGTTGTTTGTTAATGCCACTTGAGAACAAGGAAAGATTTGTGAAAGCTGAGGGCGTGGAATTGATGATAATTATTATGAAACAGAAGAAATCCGCCTATGGGTCGGCTATAAGGGCTCTTGATTTTGCCATGACAAATTACCCGCCTGCTTGTGAACGCTTTGTTGATGTTTTGGGGTTAAAGACCGCCTTTGCTGCATTTATGGGTAAG ATCCCTTTGaacaagaaaaacaagaaagagCGATATCAAGAGGAGTTGGAAGAACGTATCGTGTCTCTTATTGCATCGTTATTTG GTGGTATTTTGAGGGGTACTAGGAAGGAAAGGTTATTGAGTAAATTTGTTGAAAATGAGTGTGAAAAGATAGACCGGCTGATGGAACTCTACTTAAG ATATTCTGACAGAGTCAAAGTGGAGATGGAGCGGCTAAACCAGATCGAACTCGATGATTTAGAG atggatgaagaagaaaagtacaATCGTAAATTAGAATCTGGACTTTATACCCTTCAG TTGATTGCTGTTATTTTGGGACATCTATGGTGCTCTGA ACACTCTCAAATGAGAGCAAGAATTGAATTATTACTCAAGCAACAAAAACTCACTAGGCAGGACGTCAAGAGCATTCTTCAG